In one Sphingomonas hankookensis genomic region, the following are encoded:
- the nuoL gene encoding NADH-quinone oxidoreductase subunit L — MSAIHIVVFLPLLASIVAGLSNRAFGIAVPKIITTAGLLVAAALSWSIFIPFLTGAAQANVAPVSTWILSGGMDIAWELRVDALTAVMLVVITSVSALVHLYSWGYMSEDPDQPRFFAYLSLFTFAMLMLVTANNLVQMFFGWEGVGLASYLLIGFWFRKPSANAAAIKAFVVNRVGDLGFMLGIFGTYLVFGTISIPAILEAAPSMAGSTIGFLWFRADTMTVLCLLLFVGAMGKSAQLGLHTWLPDAMEGPTPVSALIHAATMVTAGVFMVCRLSPMFETSPTALAVVTAVGAATCLFAATIGLVQTDIKRVIAYSTCSQLGYMFFAAGVGAYGAAMFHLFTHAFFKALLFLGAGSVIHAMHHEQDMRFYGGLRKHIPLTFWAMMAGTLAITGVGIYGVGGFAGYHSKDAILEAAWASGPNGYGAFYVGTFAALLTSFYSWRLMFLTFFGAPRWAGSEHIQHAVHDAHGHSDHHETHGHGHDDGSHPAPPAAEDSGHAPSTHDAHASDVVEGTAGYHPHESPIVMLIPLIVLTVGAVAAGYVFHHWFIEPEAGETFWKGSLFFNEHLMHAMHEVPLLVKLAATIVMLIGLVSALYVYIIRPGTAAAIADTFRVLHRFLLRKWYFDELYHLLFVRPAFALGRFFWKRGDEQTINRFGPDGSATLVGLSSRVAVKMQTGYLYTYAFVMLIGLTAAVTWAIAS; from the coding sequence GTGAGCGCCATCCATATCGTCGTGTTCCTGCCACTGCTGGCGTCGATCGTCGCGGGGCTGTCGAACCGCGCGTTCGGCATCGCGGTGCCGAAGATCATCACCACCGCCGGCCTGCTCGTCGCGGCAGCGCTGTCGTGGTCGATCTTCATTCCGTTCCTGACCGGTGCAGCGCAGGCGAATGTGGCGCCGGTGTCGACCTGGATCCTTTCGGGCGGCATGGACATCGCCTGGGAATTGCGGGTCGATGCGCTGACCGCGGTCATGCTGGTCGTCATCACCAGCGTATCGGCGCTCGTCCACCTCTATAGCTGGGGCTATATGAGCGAGGACCCGGACCAGCCGCGTTTTTTCGCCTATCTGTCGCTGTTCACCTTCGCGATGCTGATGCTCGTGACCGCGAACAATCTGGTGCAGATGTTCTTCGGTTGGGAAGGCGTCGGTCTGGCGTCGTACCTGCTGATCGGTTTCTGGTTCCGCAAGCCGTCGGCCAATGCCGCCGCGATCAAGGCGTTCGTGGTCAACCGCGTGGGCGACCTTGGCTTCATGCTCGGCATCTTCGGCACCTATCTGGTGTTCGGCACCATCTCGATCCCGGCGATCCTCGAAGCCGCGCCGTCGATGGCCGGCTCGACCATCGGCTTCCTGTGGTTCCGTGCCGACACGATGACGGTGCTGTGCCTGCTGCTGTTCGTCGGCGCGATGGGCAAGTCGGCGCAGCTTGGCCTCCACACTTGGTTGCCGGACGCGATGGAAGGCCCGACCCCGGTGTCGGCGCTGATTCACGCCGCGACGATGGTCACCGCCGGCGTCTTCATGGTGTGCCGCTTGTCGCCGATGTTCGAAACCTCGCCGACTGCGTTGGCTGTGGTCACGGCTGTCGGTGCGGCTACGTGCCTGTTCGCGGCGACGATCGGCCTCGTGCAGACCGATATCAAACGGGTTATCGCCTATTCGACCTGTTCGCAGCTGGGCTATATGTTCTTTGCGGCCGGTGTCGGCGCATACGGCGCGGCGATGTTCCACCTGTTCACCCACGCCTTCTTCAAAGCGCTGCTGTTCCTTGGTGCCGGTTCGGTCATCCATGCGATGCACCATGAACAGGACATGCGCTTCTATGGCGGCCTGCGGAAGCACATTCCGCTGACCTTCTGGGCAATGATGGCGGGTACGCTGGCGATCACCGGGGTCGGAATCTACGGCGTGGGTGGCTTTGCCGGCTATCATTCGAAGGATGCGATCCTCGAAGCGGCTTGGGCGTCGGGCCCGAACGGCTATGGCGCGTTCTATGTCGGGACGTTCGCCGCGCTGCTGACCAGCTTCTATTCGTGGCGGCTGATGTTCCTGACCTTCTTCGGCGCGCCGCGCTGGGCCGGGTCAGAGCATATTCAGCATGCGGTGCATGATGCGCATGGTCACAGCGATCATCACGAGACGCATGGTCACGGGCATGACGATGGCAGCCACCCGGCGCCGCCCGCGGCCGAGGATTCAGGCCATGCCCCGTCGACGCACGACGCGCATGCGAGCGACGTCGTCGAAGGCACTGCCGGCTATCACCCGCATGAGAGCCCGATCGTCATGCTGATCCCGCTGATCGTGCTGACGGTCGGCGCGGTCGCCGCCGGCTACGTCTTCCATCATTGGTTCATCGAGCCGGAGGCGGGCGAGACGTTCTGGAAGGGCAGCCTGTTCTTCAACGAACATCTGATGCACGCGATGCACGAGGTGCCGCTGCTGGTGAAGCTGGCCGCGACGATCGTGATGCTGATCGGCCTAGTGAGCGCGCTCTACGTCTATATCATCCGGCCGGGTACGGCGGCGGCGATCGCGGATACCTTCCGCGTGCTGCACCGCTTCCTGCTTCGGAAATGGTATTTCGACGAGCTGTATCACCTGCTCTTCGTTCGCCCGGCCTTCGCGCTCGGTCGCTTCTTCTGGAAGCGTGGTGACGAACAGACGATCAACCGCTTCGGTCCGGACGGATCGGCTACGCTGGTCGGACTGTCGAGCCGCGTCGCGGTCAAAATGCAGACCGGCTATCTCTACACCTATGCCTTCGTCATGCTGATCGGCCTGACGGCGGCGGTTACCTGGGCGATCGCGTCGTGA
- a CDS encoding NADH-quinone oxidoreductase subunit M, which produces MNGFPILSVMLLVPAVAAMVCLFVSANGARWTALIATLVNLALGVLLWANYDIGGAQWQFVEAPAMGDFGVFRYALGIDGFALMLIMLSVFLMPICIGASWKSVTNRVPEYMALFLTVEVLMIGTFAAQDLLLFYVFFEAGLIPMYLIIGIWGGANRIYASYKFFLYTLLGSLLMLIAMIYMIQTAGTSDIPTLMAYDFPAHVQTWLWLAFFASFAVKMPMWPVHTWLPDAHVQAPTAGSVILAGVLLKLGGYGFLRFSIPMFPEASGQLTWLILTLSAVAVVYTSLVALVQSDMKKLIAYSSVAHMAIVTIGLFAFNQQGIEGAMIVMLSHGLVSGALFLCVGIIYDRLHTREIARYGGLAINMPRYAVFFLLFTMASIGLPGTSGFVGEFLSLAGTYQVSTWAALICTTGIILGAAYSLYLYRRIALGDLVHDDVKAMPDVSMRELALLAPIAAVVLWMGVYPESFMAPMRKDVGLLVARIERATPPSDSRPTPGNPAAAAAKAAEHGTGAAAAHGETH; this is translated from the coding sequence GTGAACGGCTTCCCGATCCTGTCGGTGATGCTGCTGGTACCGGCGGTCGCAGCGATGGTGTGCCTGTTCGTATCGGCGAATGGGGCGCGCTGGACGGCGCTGATCGCCACGCTGGTCAATCTTGCGCTGGGCGTTCTGCTCTGGGCGAACTACGATATCGGCGGCGCGCAGTGGCAGTTCGTCGAGGCGCCGGCGATGGGCGATTTCGGCGTGTTCCGCTACGCGCTCGGCATCGACGGCTTCGCGCTGATGCTCATCATGCTCAGCGTGTTCCTGATGCCGATCTGCATCGGGGCATCGTGGAAGTCGGTGACCAACCGAGTGCCCGAATATATGGCGCTGTTCCTGACCGTCGAAGTGCTGATGATCGGCACCTTCGCGGCACAGGACCTGCTGCTGTTCTACGTCTTCTTCGAAGCCGGTCTGATCCCGATGTACCTCATCATCGGCATCTGGGGCGGGGCGAACCGCATCTATGCGTCGTACAAGTTCTTCCTGTACACGCTGCTCGGCTCGCTGCTCATGCTGATCGCGATGATCTACATGATCCAGACGGCAGGGACGTCGGATATCCCGACGCTGATGGCCTATGACTTCCCGGCACATGTCCAGACATGGCTGTGGCTGGCGTTCTTTGCCTCGTTCGCGGTCAAGATGCCGATGTGGCCGGTCCATACCTGGTTGCCCGACGCGCACGTGCAGGCGCCGACCGCGGGTTCGGTGATCCTGGCGGGCGTGCTGCTGAAGCTCGGCGGCTATGGCTTCCTGCGCTTCTCCATCCCCATGTTCCCGGAGGCATCGGGTCAGCTGACCTGGCTGATCCTGACGCTGTCGGCGGTGGCGGTTGTCTACACCTCGCTCGTCGCGCTGGTGCAGTCGGACATGAAGAAGCTGATCGCCTATTCGTCGGTTGCACACATGGCGATCGTGACGATCGGCCTGTTCGCCTTCAACCAGCAGGGCATCGAAGGCGCGATGATCGTGATGCTCAGCCACGGGCTGGTGTCGGGCGCGCTCTTCCTGTGCGTCGGCATCATCTATGACCGGCTGCATACCCGCGAGATCGCTCGGTACGGCGGTCTGGCGATCAACATGCCGCGCTATGCTGTGTTCTTCCTGCTGTTCACCATGGCGTCGATCGGTCTGCCGGGCACGTCGGGTTTCGTCGGCGAGTTCCTGAGCCTTGCCGGCACCTATCAGGTGTCGACCTGGGCGGCGCTGATCTGCACCACCGGCATCATCCTCGGTGCGGCCTATTCGCTATATCTATATCGGCGGATCGCGCTGGGCGATCTGGTGCATGACGATGTGAAGGCGATGCCGGACGTATCGATGCGCGAACTGGCGCTGCTGGCGCCGATCGCCGCGGTGGTGCTCTGGATGGGTGTCTATCCGGAGAGCTTCATGGCGCCGATGCGCAAGGATGTCGGCCTTCTGGTCGCCCGGATCGAGCGCGCGACGCCGCCATCGGATTCACGGCCGACCCCGGGTAATCCGGCGGCAGCAGCGGCGAAGGCCGCGGAACATGGAACGGGCGCGGCAGCGGCGCACGGGGAAACGCACTGA
- the nuoN gene encoding NADH-quinone oxidoreductase subunit NuoN, which yields MSYAEQLSMTLPELVLAVGAIVLMLVSAWGKQAAARGVSIAAVFVLAGAGVALIGNGSSGGTAFGGMYRADAFAAFAKVLIYIASAVAIIIAPRFFERTSGDDLKPEYPVLILLSACGMGMMVSASDLLLLYVGLELQSLAAYVLASFMRRDTRSAEAGLKYFVLGALASGILLYGISLVYGFAGTTLFDDIAIAYAGPRNMGLLFGLVFVFAGLAFKLAAVPFHMWTPDVYEGAPTPVTAFFASAPKVAAMAMALRVAVEAMGPAVLEWRQIVIFAALASIILGAVGAIGQRNIKRLLAYSSINNVGFALIGLAAGSAQGVAGVLFYLAVYIVMTLGSFLIVLQMRDENGQPVETVASLAGLSRTRPALAFALMIFMFSLAGIPPLFGFWAKYAVFEAAVQAGLLSLAVIGIAASTIGAFYYLRVVKTMYFDEPAPAFGREPALVEGGLTLAAAIVISPVSLFLIAPLSAWSLAAARALF from the coding sequence ATGAGCTACGCCGAACAACTTTCGATGACGCTGCCCGAACTGGTGCTGGCGGTCGGGGCGATCGTCCTGATGCTGGTATCGGCTTGGGGCAAGCAGGCGGCGGCGCGCGGCGTCAGTATCGCGGCGGTCTTCGTGCTGGCCGGCGCGGGCGTTGCGCTGATCGGCAACGGATCGTCGGGCGGGACGGCGTTCGGCGGCATGTATCGTGCCGACGCGTTCGCCGCCTTTGCCAAGGTGCTGATCTATATCGCATCGGCGGTGGCGATCATCATTGCGCCGCGCTTTTTCGAACGGACCAGCGGCGACGACCTGAAGCCCGAATATCCGGTGCTGATCCTGTTGTCGGCCTGCGGCATGGGCATGATGGTGTCGGCGTCCGACCTGTTGCTGCTCTATGTCGGTCTCGAGTTGCAGAGCCTTGCGGCGTACGTCCTCGCCAGCTTCATGCGGCGCGACACGCGTTCGGCCGAAGCGGGCCTGAAATATTTCGTGCTGGGTGCGCTGGCGTCGGGCATCCTGCTGTACGGCATCAGCCTGGTCTATGGCTTTGCCGGCACTACCCTGTTCGACGATATTGCGATTGCCTATGCCGGCCCGCGCAACATGGGCTTGCTGTTCGGGCTGGTGTTCGTGTTCGCCGGGCTTGCGTTCAAGCTCGCCGCCGTGCCGTTCCACATGTGGACGCCGGACGTTTATGAAGGCGCGCCGACGCCGGTGACCGCCTTCTTCGCCTCGGCGCCGAAGGTTGCGGCGATGGCCATGGCGCTACGCGTGGCGGTCGAGGCGATGGGCCCGGCGGTCCTCGAATGGCGCCAGATCGTGATCTTTGCGGCGCTCGCTTCGATCATTCTCGGTGCGGTCGGTGCGATCGGGCAGAGGAACATCAAGCGGCTGCTCGCTTATTCTTCGATCAACAATGTCGGCTTCGCGCTTATCGGCCTCGCCGCCGGATCGGCGCAGGGTGTCGCGGGCGTGCTGTTCTACCTCGCCGTCTATATCGTGATGACGCTGGGGTCGTTCCTGATCGTCCTGCAGATGCGCGACGAGAACGGCCAGCCGGTCGAGACGGTTGCCAGCCTGGCAGGCCTGTCGCGGACGCGGCCGGCACTGGCGTTCGCGCTGATGATCTTTATGTTCTCGCTCGCCGGCATCCCGCCGCTGTTCGGTTTCTGGGCGAAGTACGCGGTGTTCGAAGCCGCGGTGCAGGCAGGCCTGTTGTCGCTGGCGGTGATCGGTATCGCCGCATCGACCATCGGTGCCTTCTATTACCTGCGCGTCGTCAAGACGATGTATTTTGACGAACCGGCCCCGGCCTTCGGACGTGAGCCGGCGCTGGTCGAAGGTGGCCTGACCCTGGCGGCGGCGATCGTGATTTCGCCGGTCAGCCTGTTCCTGATCGCGCCCTTGTCGGCATGGTCGCTGGCCGCGGCGCGGGCGCTGTTCTGA
- a CDS encoding biotin--[acetyl-CoA-carboxylase] ligase: MVAGRGAGAVLTVRVIGETGSTNADLLAASQAGAAEGIWLRAERQNAGRGRVGRPWSDGAGNLFASTIVRLAPGDPPAPTLTLVAAIALAEAVAAVAPGLATIKWPNDLLIGGAKLSGILLERGDGNAVVIGFGVNLASHPHLTDRPTTSLLEHGVAADPAMLLDLLRDHFAVWLDLWRGHAMTMIRDAWEASAHPRGTPLRVRLPDGGERQGRFDGLDSDGALRLLDGDGVVILVHAGDVFA, from the coding sequence ATGGTCGCTGGCCGCGGCGCGGGCGCTGTTCTGACGGTTCGCGTTATCGGCGAGACGGGGTCGACCAACGCCGACCTCCTTGCCGCATCGCAGGCCGGTGCCGCGGAAGGCATTTGGTTGCGGGCGGAACGCCAGAATGCCGGGCGGGGACGGGTCGGGCGTCCCTGGTCGGATGGTGCGGGCAATTTGTTTGCCAGCACGATCGTGCGGCTGGCGCCCGGCGATCCGCCGGCACCAACGCTGACGCTCGTTGCGGCGATTGCGCTGGCGGAGGCGGTGGCAGCGGTCGCGCCCGGGCTGGCAACGATCAAATGGCCGAACGACTTGTTGATCGGCGGCGCGAAGTTGTCAGGTATTCTGCTGGAACGCGGCGACGGTAACGCCGTCGTGATCGGATTCGGGGTTAATCTGGCGAGCCACCCGCATCTGACCGATCGCCCGACGACGAGCTTGTTGGAGCATGGCGTAGCCGCCGACCCCGCGATGTTGCTCGACCTGTTGCGCGATCATTTTGCAGTTTGGCTGGACCTGTGGCGCGGTCATGCGATGACCATGATCCGCGACGCGTGGGAAGCATCCGCCCATCCCCGCGGCACTCCGCTCCGGGTCCGTCTGCCGGACGGTGGCGAGCGGCAGGGACGGTTCGATGGGCTGGATTCCGATGGCGCGCTTCGCCTGTTGGATGGCGATGGCGTGGTAATCCTGGTCCACGCGGGTGACGTCTTTGCTTGA
- a CDS encoding type III pantothenate kinase: MLLAIDAGNTNIVFALVDGDAIVARWRIATDPRRTADEYAVWLSQLLALDGRDRSVVTGVIIGTVVPRALHNLEVLAIKYFGVEAAVAGRGAAAYGIALDVEEPHAVGADRALNAIAAHAAHPGDLIVVDFGTAATFDVVDYSGAYKGGIIAPGINLSLDALVTAAAKLPRIAIEAPVSTSVIGRNTADQMHIGIYWGYIAMIEGLVARMKAEIGRPVRVIATGGLAILFEKHTQVFDHVEQDLTITGLAMLWRRTHITTAP, encoded by the coding sequence ATGCTGCTAGCGATCGACGCCGGCAATACCAATATCGTGTTTGCGCTGGTCGATGGCGATGCGATCGTCGCACGCTGGCGCATCGCGACCGATCCCCGCCGTACGGCCGATGAATATGCGGTATGGCTCAGCCAGTTGCTGGCGCTCGACGGCCGCGACCGTTCGGTCGTGACCGGCGTCATCATCGGCACTGTCGTCCCGCGCGCACTCCACAATCTCGAAGTGCTGGCGATCAAATATTTCGGGGTCGAGGCAGCGGTGGCAGGACGCGGCGCGGCGGCATACGGCATCGCGCTCGACGTCGAGGAACCGCATGCGGTCGGCGCGGATCGTGCGTTGAACGCAATCGCGGCGCACGCGGCGCATCCCGGTGACCTGATCGTCGTGGATTTCGGCACGGCGGCTACGTTCGATGTCGTCGATTATTCGGGCGCCTATAAGGGCGGCATCATCGCGCCGGGAATCAACCTATCGCTCGACGCGCTGGTGACGGCGGCGGCGAAACTGCCGCGCATCGCGATCGAGGCACCGGTGTCGACAAGCGTCATCGGCCGCAACACCGCCGATCAGATGCATATCGGCATCTATTGGGGCTATATCGCGATGATCGAGGGGCTGGTCGCGCGGATGAAGGCGGAAATCGGCCGCCCGGTCCGCGTGATCGCCACGGGCGGTCTGGCGATCCTTTTCGAGAAACATACGCAGGTGTTCGACCATGTCGAACAGGACCTGACCATCACGGGACTGGCGATGCTGTGGCGCCGCACCCATATCACTACAGCACCATAA
- a CDS encoding ribonuclease J, with amino-acid sequence MTPKKELLFVALGGSGEIGMNVNLYGTAGKWLMIDCGVTFADPAYPGIDVMLPDLQFIEERGDQLLGIVITHGHEDHIGALPYLAADLGVPIYATPFTAGLIRGKLDEEGIADRVKLKIVHLGGNVNVGPFGVKFVPMAHSIPESTSLVISTPHGNVFHSGDWKLDAQPMVATPATPEELTAIGDEGILALVCDSTNVFNTEASGSEADVRKGLFKQISSAQGRRVMVTSFASNAARLHTLGEVARDTNRKVCVAGRSLDRILKVAKATGYLKDFPQTVDFDTAMRLPRDQVLIIATGGQGEQRAALARIANREHQLSLEAGDRVIFSSKQIPGNEVAIGRIQNQLAAAGIEMITDRQAHVHVSGHPGRPELAKLYGWLRPKVLMPVHGEMRHLMEHARFGLSQGIKQTLVQTNGDIVRLAPGNPVKVGNAVVGRLALDGDVILPADGTTINERRKLAAYGHMSVAVAVDRRGQLIGEPQIRVQGVPVEEDREPFLEEAVDAAVEAVASKGRERSKLPEAIRLAVRRVATRWTGKKPVVDVLIIPA; translated from the coding sequence GTGACACCAAAGAAAGAACTGCTCTTCGTCGCGCTCGGCGGATCGGGCGAAATCGGCATGAACGTCAACCTGTACGGCACCGCCGGCAAGTGGCTGATGATCGATTGCGGCGTGACCTTTGCCGACCCGGCCTATCCGGGCATCGACGTGATGCTGCCCGACCTCCAGTTCATCGAGGAACGCGGCGACCAGTTGCTCGGCATCGTCATCACCCACGGGCATGAGGACCATATCGGCGCGCTGCCCTATCTAGCCGCCGATCTGGGCGTGCCGATCTATGCGACGCCGTTCACCGCCGGGCTGATCCGGGGCAAGCTGGACGAAGAAGGCATTGCCGACCGGGTGAAGCTGAAGATCGTGCACCTGGGCGGCAACGTGAACGTCGGGCCGTTCGGCGTGAAGTTCGTGCCGATGGCGCATTCGATCCCCGAATCGACCTCGCTGGTCATTTCCACGCCGCATGGGAATGTTTTTCATTCGGGTGATTGGAAGCTGGATGCGCAACCGATGGTCGCGACCCCCGCGACGCCGGAAGAGCTTACCGCGATCGGGGACGAGGGCATTCTCGCGCTCGTTTGCGATTCGACCAACGTCTTCAATACCGAAGCGTCAGGTTCGGAAGCGGACGTCCGAAAGGGGTTGTTCAAGCAGATCTCGTCGGCGCAGGGGCGGCGGGTGATGGTCACCAGCTTCGCGTCGAACGCGGCGCGATTGCACACGCTGGGCGAAGTGGCGCGCGATACCAACCGCAAGGTCTGCGTGGCGGGCCGTTCGCTCGACCGAATCCTGAAGGTCGCGAAGGCCACCGGTTATCTGAAGGATTTCCCGCAGACGGTCGATTTTGACACCGCGATGCGGCTGCCGCGCGATCAGGTGCTGATCATCGCAACCGGTGGACAGGGCGAGCAGCGTGCCGCGCTGGCACGCATTGCGAACCGCGAACATCAGCTGAGCCTCGAAGCCGGCGACCGGGTCATCTTCTCGTCGAAGCAGATTCCGGGCAACGAAGTCGCGATCGGCCGAATCCAGAACCAGCTGGCCGCGGCCGGGATCGAGATGATCACCGACCGGCAGGCGCATGTGCACGTGTCGGGCCATCCGGGCCGACCGGAACTGGCCAAGCTCTATGGCTGGCTGCGGCCCAAGGTGCTGATGCCGGTGCATGGCGAAATGCGGCACCTGATGGAACATGCCCGGTTCGGCCTGTCGCAAGGGATCAAGCAGACGCTGGTCCAGACCAATGGCGACATCGTGCGCCTGGCCCCGGGCAATCCGGTCAAGGTCGGCAACGCGGTCGTCGGGCGTCTGGCGCTGGATGGCGACGTCATCCTGCCCGCCGACGGCACGACGATCAACGAACGGCGCAAGCTGGCGGCCTATGGCCACATGTCGGTGGCGGTGGCGGTCGACCGGCGCGGGCAATTGATCGGCGAACCGCAGATCCGCGTGCAGGGCGTGCCGGTCGAGGAAGATCGCGAACCCTTTCTCGAGGAAGCGGTCGATGCCGCGGTGGAGGCTGTCGCGTCGAAGGGGCGCGAGCGGTCCAAGCTGCCCGAGGCGATCCGTCTGGCGGTGCGCCGCGTCGCGACGCGCTGGACGGGCAAGAAGC